DNA sequence from the Chryseobacterium indicum genome:
CCTGTTCCCAATCCGAGCCATACACAGAAGATGTAATATTTTGTTTCGGTATCCGTATTTCCGAAAAGCATCAGTACAACTCCGATAATCGTAAAAATCAGCATATAGAAAATCGCCATTTTTCTGGATTTTAAAAGGTGGGAAATAAAACCGCTTGCCAGATCTCCGGCAGAAATCCCAACGTAAGCCCACATAATTGCTTTTCCGGGATTAAGGTCTTTAATTCCGAGTTCCGGTGCAAACTGATTGGCTAAAACAGCCAGAATCCCGATGCAAAACCACGTGGGTAAACCAATTGCAATGCATTTTAAATATCGTACTAAACGGTCTTTATTAGTGAAAAACGACAGGAAATTGCCTTTGGAAACCGACTTGTGTTCCATTGTTTTATAAATTCCGGATTCGGAAACACTGATTCTGAGGAATAAAAGCAGAATTCCCAAAACTCCTCCAATGATGTAGGAAATATTCCATCCTCCCGCCAATTCTACTGTTAACTGGGCTACAACGGCTCCCATTAATCCGAAACCGGCAACAACGGATGTTCCGATTGCTCTTAAATTCTTCGGCAGACTTTCAGAAACGAGGGTAATTCCGGCTCCGAGTTCTCCGGCAAGTCCAATTCCCGCAATAAACCTTAAACCTGCATATTGATACACCAAATGTACTTTTGGGAAGTAGGGTAAAAATCCACATGCAATATTTGCCAAAGAATAGACTAAAATAGAACCGAACAAAACAGAAAGCCTTCCTTTTTTGTCACCGAAAATTCCCCAGAAAATTCCGCCCAAAAGTAAACCAATCATTTGTGCATTTAAAATAAATGTTCCGTCGACATCAGGATTCAATCCTAAAGCTTTTAAACTCGGAATTCTTACGATCCCGAATAAGAGTAAATCATAGATGTCTACAAAGTAGCCTAACGCAGAAATGATAACGGGAATCGAGAAAATGTACTTCAGTTTCGAAGACGTAGAAAGTTCTTGCATTTTGGAGTTTTAAATTTTGCTAAAAATAAAAAACCTTCCAATTTCTTGAAAGGTTTTTATGAATTATCTTTTTCTGATTCTTATCTCGCAATATTCACAGCTCTCGTTTCTCTGATTACTGTTACTTTTACCTGTCCCGGATACGTAAGTTCGTTCTGGATCTTTTCTGAGATGTCGTAAGATAACTGAGAAGCTACTTCATCATTTACTTTTCCGCTTTCTACCATTACTCTTAACTCTCTACCTGCCTGAATGGCATAAGCTGAAGAGACTCCGTCGAAACTTAATGCTGCAGATTCAAGGTCTTTTAATCTTTGGATGTAAGATTCTAGCACCTGTCTTCTTGCTCCCGGTCTTGCTCCTGAGATTGCATCGGCAACCTGAATGATCGGAGACAATAGTGAAGTCATTTCCACTTCGTCGTGGTGTGCTCCGATGGCATTGACAACTTCTGCATTTTCACCGTATTTTTCTGCCCACTGCATACCTAGTAAAGCGTGAGGAAGTTCAGATTCCTGCTCCGGAACTTTACCGATATCGTGTAAAAGTCCTGCTCTTTTAGCTAATTTTACATTTAAGCCTAATTCAGCCGCCATTGTTGCCGCGATATTCGCCACTTCTCTTGAGTGTTGTAAAAGGTTTTGTCCGTAAGAAGAACGGTATTTCATTCTACCTACGATTTTAATTAATTCAGGGTGCAATCCGTGGATTCCTAAATCAATAATTGTTCTTTTTCCTACTTCAATAATTTCCTCCTCAATCTGCTTTCTTGTTTTTTCAACAACTTCTTCGATTCTTGCAGGGTGAATTCTTCCGTCTGTTACCAATCTGTGAAGGGATAATCTTGCGATTTCTCTTCTTACCGGATCAAAGCATGAAAGAAGGATTGCTTCCGGAGTATCATCTACAATAATTTCCACTCCAGTTACCGCTTCCAAAGCACGGATATTTCTACCTTCTCTACCGATGATTCTTCCTTTTACCTCATCCGATTCGATATTGAAAACGGATACGGAATTTTCAATCGCCTGTTCTGTTCCGATTCTCTGAATGGTCTGGATAACGATTTTTCTTGCTTCACTTTTTGCATTAAGCTGCGCTTCTTCCATGATGCTCTGAACGTGCGCCTGAGCTCTTGTTTTCGCTTCCGCCTTCATGGTTTCTACCAATTCAGCTTTTGCTTCTTCAGCGGTGTAGTTGGCAATTTTTTCTAAAATTTCAACTTTTTTCGCTGTTGCAATATCAAGTTCGTGCTGTTTTCTTTCTAAGATTTCTGTTTTTTTAGCATAATCAGCGATTTGCTTATCCAGATCTTTTTCAAGCTTTCCGGTTTTGCTAAGCTCGTCGTTCAGCTTATGCTCCTTATCCTTGATTCTTTTTTCTACCTCCTGCATTTTCTTTTCTCTTGCCTGAATGTCTGCATCATGCTGAGATTTCAGTTCAAGGAATTTTTCTTTTGCCTGAAGGTTCTTTTCTTTCTTTATGGATTCAGCTTGTACATTAGCTTTTTCTATAAGGTTTTCGGCATTTTTCTGTGCATCATCTATAATAAATTTTGCTTTGGTATTCAACGAGCTTTTAGAGAAAAATATCCCTGCAACCGCACCGATTACCAAACAAATAACGCCGACTATAATGGCTGTTGTCATAATCTATATTGAGTTTTAATTGTCTTACTATTCATAAATAAAAAAAGCCCACAATAATCCAGAGATTGAGAGTAAACTCCTAATCAACACGATTTGAACTGATTTCCACTGTCTGTAATCCGGAGAACCGGCACGCCATTCAATGGACATTTGTTCGGTAATTGTTTAGCGTTGAGTTTACCTTTAATGTGTTAGAATTATTGTAGGCAGCTTTTTCGGGAAAAAAATCTATTTCCCTGTTTCATTATTCAACGACTGATTAATTTTTAATAATCTTTCGTTGGTAGATTGTATAGTTTTATCGTAGTTCATAGACACCACTTCAGCATTGGTTCCCAATTTCAGGGCACACATCGCTAAAGCATCCTGTTTGTCTCTCACATCGAAATTCTGTTCAAAATCTTTAATCATATTCTCTATCTGCTTCCCGACTTTGCGCAGGGTTTCTTCCTCTGCTGCCGGTACATTCAGCGGATATACTCTTCCTGCTATATTAATGGTTATTCTTCTTACTTCCATTATAATCCACTGTTTTGAAGCTGCGCAATGCAGAAATCTATTTCTTTCACCAACCTGTTGATGTGGTTTTTCATCAGTCGGTTGTGTTCAGGATTTCCTGATATTGCTGAATAAAGTTTTATATTTTTTTGTTCTTCTGCTAATACCTGATTTTTTCTTCTTTCTTCATCATATCTCTTCTTCAGATCTTCATGCTCAACATTTAATTCCGAGAATCTTTCGCTAAGATTTTTGTAATTTTTCTGTAACTGCAAAATCTTTTTTTCTAATTCTGAAAAATTGTTTTCTAAATCTTGAAGCATTTCAGGTTTTGTATATTCTAACTATTAGCAAAAATAACAAAATATTAATACTAACAAAAATAAAACGGTCTATATTTTGCCCTGAAACAAAAAAGGAGATACAAAATGCATCTCCTTTCTCTATTTTATAGTAAATTTTTATTCAAATTTCAGTACAAAAAAGATTGCTCTTGTGTGTAAAGTAGACATTGCGGACGTCCAGTAAGGAGGTGTTGTTGCATTATCTGCCACAATTTCATTGTTCATAATGAAAGTTCCTCTTACGGCAGGAGTCAGTTTAAATTTATTGAAGTAAAACTGGATTCCCATTTCTGCAGACCAAGCAAAGTTATGCGTAGTAGATCTGAAAACCTGCTGCATATTGTCGTCTGTAGAAGTTGCATTAGACTGAAGGTTTACGATATAGTTTACCCCGGTTGCTACGTAAGGTCTGGAATTGTACCATCTGTTGCCGTGGAATTCCAGTAATACCGGAACGTCTATAAGGGTAGTTTTAATATCTCTTATTTTGTCTTTATCCGTTAATTTCATCGGAATAAAAGGATCGTTCGTCAAAGTACCCGCAGCATACTGGTCGTTGCTCTGCGTATTGAAAGTAAGCTGTCTCTGCCCAAATTGTAACCCTGGCTCCAATCTTACATCCAAAAAGTCATTCAGTCTCCACTTTGCAATTAAACCTGCACCGAAACTGTAGCTTTCTTTAGATGTAACAAGATTCTGATTGTTGTTCATCCCATATCTTGGATTGAGAACAATACGGTAGTCTAGTCTGTTACCACTTAGATAAAAACCCCAACTGAATTTCTGTTCGTCAAAGTCTTCCAACTTATCCATTCTGTTTCGGGTTCTGAATTGCGCGTTTGCTAAAACTGCAACATTTACTGAGGCTAAAACCAGTGCTCTTAATAAAAATTTATTCATAGGTTACTTTGTTGCTTTATAAATTGTGGCTATACCTAAACTTAGTTTTTTATATTCAACTTTTTTAAATCCTGTATCTAAAAGAATTTGTCTCATCTTTTCCCCGTAAGGAAAAGCATTTACAGAATCCGGAAGGTATGTATACGCCCTGTTATCTTTGGAAACCAGTCTGCCGATTGCAGGTAAAATGTTTTTAAAGTAAAACATATACAATGGTCCCATAAACCCTTCAACCTTTGAAAACTCCAGTATATAAACACTCTTGTTATCTTTAACTACTCTTCTTAATTCTGCCAAACCTTTGGTAAGGTTTTCAAAATTCCTAACTCCGAATGCAACGGAAACCGCATCAAATCTGTTATCTTCATACAGTAACTTCTCCGCATCTCCTTTTTGCATGGAAATTTTGCCGTCTAATTTAAGTTTTTTTATTTTAATAACGCCAACATTTAACATTTGTTGCGATAAATCTAAACCAATTACTTTAGAGCCGGTTCCTTTTTCCACAGCAATCGCCAGATCACCCGTTCCTGTAGCCACATCCAGCACTTCCTGCGGATTATCTTTTTTCATCCATTTCACCAGTGTATTTCTCCACATCACATCGATTTTCATGGATAAAACCCGATTCAGAAGATCATACTTCGGTGCAATATTGTCGAACATATCTTCTACCTGACTCTTTTTAGTAGCGTCGGTATTGTAAGGCGTAATTTTGGTAATATCTTTTGTCAAAACTTAAAACTTGTAATATTCATTATAATAATTAAGGTAATCCTGCTTTCTGAAGATCTTCGATCTTGATTCTACCTTCTGGATATTTTTGATAATTTTATCGTAATCTTCGTCTACGTTATAATAAAAATCATCGGTAAACAGCTTACTGAAACGTCTTGCGCCTCCGAAATACGGTTTTCCGTCTATGATGGTTTTATCTAATGCCAAAAGTAATGAATCTTTTTTAAGATTATATCCGTAATACTGATCATTGATATAATAATCCTGATGAGCGATATTTATAAGACCTCTGATTTTTTTTACCTCAAAAGCAGAATCGAATAATAATTTTTTATTCCGGTCGAAAACTTTTATAGAATTTTTTCCCTGATTAAGATCTACGGGAACCGTCTGTCCGCCTGCAATTATACCTTCGGAACCGTTATTGATTTTGTAGTAAAACGTATCCGGCGTAGGATTATCCACTACGTAGTAATTTTTTTTGGCTAAAAAAAGGAAATAAATCCCAAAGGCTACGATAAACGCCACAACTGCAATAAGTAAGCCTTTTAAAGAAGGATTGTTTTTCATAGGATTGTAAAGTACAATTTTTGCAAATTTAGTAATATTTTTAATTCTCTGTTATTAATATTAATTATTAACTTTGCATCTTTAAAAAAAATCATATAAACGAATGCCGAATACGATCATTATTGGTTCTGGATCTTATCTTCCCAGCAGAATTATAGGAAGAGACTTTTTTCTAGATTCAGAGTTTTATTCAGAAGACGGGGTGAAGATTGACAAACCTGCTGAGGAAACGATCTCAAAATTTGTAGAAATTACAGAGATAGAAAACAGAAGATTCATAGAAGATGATCTTTCCAACTCAAAAATCGGTTACGAAGCTGCAAAAATTGCGATTGCAGATGCAAAAATAGATCAGGAGGAACTGGATTATATCATTTACGCAAGTAATTTCGGGGAAGTTACTGTAAACGGATACGCAGATTTTATGCCGACGATGGCAGCGAGAGTGAAAAATAAGTTAGGCATTAAAAACAGAAAATGTGTTACTTACGATATGCTTTTCGGATGTCCGGGATGGGTGGAAGCGATGATTTTGGCAGACAACCTAATTAAAGCTAAAGTGGCTAAAACCATCTTGGTAATCGG
Encoded proteins:
- the ubiE gene encoding bifunctional demethylmenaquinone methyltransferase/2-methoxy-6-polyprenyl-1,4-benzoquinol methylase UbiE, whose protein sequence is MTKDITKITPYNTDATKKSQVEDMFDNIAPKYDLLNRVLSMKIDVMWRNTLVKWMKKDNPQEVLDVATGTGDLAIAVEKGTGSKVIGLDLSQQMLNVGVIKIKKLKLDGKISMQKGDAEKLLYEDNRFDAVSVAFGVRNFENLTKGLAELRRVVKDNKSVYILEFSKVEGFMGPLYMFYFKNILPAIGRLVSKDNRAYTYLPDSVNAFPYGEKMRQILLDTGFKKVEYKKLSLGIATIYKATK
- a CDS encoding V-type ATPase subunit a family protein, producing the protein MLQDLENNFSELEKKILQLQKNYKNLSERFSELNVEHEDLKKRYDEERRKNQVLAEEQKNIKLYSAISGNPEHNRLMKNHINRLVKEIDFCIAQLQNSGL
- a CDS encoding MFS transporter, whose translation is MQELSTSSKLKYIFSIPVIISALGYFVDIYDLLLFGIVRIPSLKALGLNPDVDGTFILNAQMIGLLLGGIFWGIFGDKKGRLSVLFGSILVYSLANIACGFLPYFPKVHLVYQYAGLRFIAGIGLAGELGAGITLVSESLPKNLRAIGTSVVAGFGLMGAVVAQLTVELAGGWNISYIIGGVLGILLLFLRISVSESGIYKTMEHKSVSKGNFLSFFTNKDRLVRYLKCIAIGLPTWFCIGILAVLANQFAPELGIKDLNPGKAIMWAYVGISAGDLASGFISHLLKSRKMAIFYMLIFTIIGVVLMLFGNTDTETKYYIFCVWLGLGTGYWAMFVTLAAEQFGTNIRNTATTTVPNMVRGLVPVMIFAFDLFKKDFSVITSAAIVGIIVFGLAFYSSLTVSETHDKDLEFTE
- a CDS encoding cell division protein ZapA, with the protein product MEVRRITINIAGRVYPLNVPAAEEETLRKVGKQIENMIKDFEQNFDVRDKQDALAMCALKLGTNAEVVSMNYDKTIQSTNERLLKINQSLNNETGK
- a CDS encoding porin family protein, which gives rise to MNKFLLRALVLASVNVAVLANAQFRTRNRMDKLEDFDEQKFSWGFYLSGNRLDYRIVLNPRYGMNNNQNLVTSKESYSFGAGLIAKWRLNDFLDVRLEPGLQFGQRQLTFNTQSNDQYAAGTLTNDPFIPMKLTDKDKIRDIKTTLIDVPVLLEFHGNRWYNSRPYVATGVNYIVNLQSNATSTDDNMQQVFRSTTHNFAWSAEMGIQFYFNKFKLTPAVRGTFIMNNEIVADNATTPPYWTSAMSTLHTRAIFFVLKFE
- the rny gene encoding ribonuclease Y, whose amino-acid sequence is MTTAIIVGVICLVIGAVAGIFFSKSSLNTKAKFIIDDAQKNAENLIEKANVQAESIKKEKNLQAKEKFLELKSQHDADIQAREKKMQEVEKRIKDKEHKLNDELSKTGKLEKDLDKQIADYAKKTEILERKQHELDIATAKKVEILEKIANYTAEEAKAELVETMKAEAKTRAQAHVQSIMEEAQLNAKSEARKIVIQTIQRIGTEQAIENSVSVFNIESDEVKGRIIGREGRNIRALEAVTGVEIIVDDTPEAILLSCFDPVRREIARLSLHRLVTDGRIHPARIEEVVEKTRKQIEEEIIEVGKRTIIDLGIHGLHPELIKIVGRMKYRSSYGQNLLQHSREVANIAATMAAELGLNVKLAKRAGLLHDIGKVPEQESELPHALLGMQWAEKYGENAEVVNAIGAHHDEVEMTSLLSPIIQVADAISGARPGARRQVLESYIQRLKDLESAALSFDGVSSAYAIQAGRELRVMVESGKVNDEVASQLSYDISEKIQNELTYPGQVKVTVIRETRAVNIAR